In Oryza sativa Japonica Group chromosome 3, ASM3414082v1, one DNA window encodes the following:
- the LOC4333275 gene encoding alpha-1,3-arabinosyltransferase XAT3-like isoform X1 — protein MKAGERPKLVRGVRQESRRFRLLVIVVGFFLVSLTFVFVSKPDAILFSLNGKLPVEQAPTSILIQQKVNEPSGESRKTSTDALRGDPKVVDDEADAKPKGQLINFLFFSPSQFYLTDTNGVRSFLLLLLPSLPYLLLGLLIARVVRPRLISTGTGGGSEEEEGRVLSEPDPTSGMMEPTHNKDGNGHKSHQETLGGGGDGESKGNDEEGEHAEQKHKVTLPTVSNYTIHDAAEDTENAKQEGMNNVQQGSKPLCDFSNFRANVCEMRGDVRIHPTATSVLFMEPEGSQRDEVWKIKPYPRKGDEFCLSHITEVTVKSSKVAPECTKYHDVPAVIFSLTGYTGNLFHDFTDVLVPLFTTASEFNGEVQFLITDMALWWTIKYQTVLQKLSKYPVIDFSKDDQVHCFKHAIVGLHAYMEFTIDSTKAPHNYSMADFNRFMRGAYSLGRDSVTVLGEYPKIKPRLLIIKRHRTRMFLNLDEIISMAEELGFEVVIDEANVSSDISRFARLVNSVDVMMGVHGAGLTNCVFLPQHATLIQIVPWGGLDWISRTDFGNPAELMGLRYKQYSIGVDESSLTDQYPRDHEIFKNPISFHQRGFDFIRQTFMDKQNVKLDCKRFRPILLEALDNLNP, from the exons ATGAAGGCGGGCGAGCGGCCGAAGCTGGTCCGGGGCGTCCGGCAGGAGTCGCGGCGGTTCCGGCTGCTGGTCATCGTCGTCGGCTTCTTCCTCGTCTCCCTCACCTTCGTCTTCGTTTCCAAGCCCGACGCCATCCTCTTCAGCT TGAACGGCAAGCTTCCGGTGGAACAGGCGCCGACGTCCATCCTGATCCAGCAGAAGGTCAACGAGCCCTCCGGCGAGTCCCGGAAAACCTCCACCGACGCTCTCC GTGGTGACCCCAAAGTGGTCGACGACGAAGCTGATGCGAAACCAAAAGGTCAGTTaattaatttcctttttttttctccgtcaCAATTTTACCTGACGGATACGAACGGTGTTCGTTCGTTCTTGCTCTTGTTACTGCCTAGCCTACCTTATCTTTTGCTTGGTCTCCTGATTGCACGTGTGGTACGGCCTCGTCTGATCTCCACAGGGACAGGAGGAGgcagcgaggaggaagaggggagagtGCTGAGCGAGCCGGACCCGACCAGCGGAATGATGGAGCCGACCCACAACAAGGACGGCAACGGCCATAAATCTCACCAGGAGACGTTAG GCGGTGGAGGAGACGGGGAGAGTAAAGGGAATgacgaggagggcgaacacGCGGAGCAGAAGCATAAAGTCACCCTCCCAACAGTTTCCAATTACACAATTCATGATGCTGCTGAGGACACTGAAAATGCCAAGCAAGAAG GTATGAATAATGTCCAGCAGGGTAGCAAGCCCTTGTGTGATTTCTCTAATTTCAGAGCAAATGTCTGCGAGATGCGTGGTGACGTTAGAATTCATCCAACTGCCACTTCGGTCTTGTTCATGGAGCCTGAAGGTTCGCAGAGGGATGAGGTGTGGAAGATTAAGCCGTACCCTCGGAAAGGGGATGAATTCTGCCTCAGCCATATCACTGAGGTAACCGTGAAATCGAGCAAAGTGGCGCCTGAATGCACCAAATACCACGATGTGCCTGCTGTGATCTTCTCACTGACCGGCTACACGGGGAACCTGTTCCATGATTTCACTGATGTGCTCGTCCCTCTTTTCACGACTGCAAGCGAGTTCAATGGAGAAGTTCAGTTCCTTATAACAGACATGGCACTTTGGTGGACGATCAAGTACCAGACAGTTCTCCAGAAGTTATCCAAGTATCCTGTGATTGATTTCAGCAAGGATGACCAAGTGCACTGCTTCAAGCATGCCATTGTCGGGCTGCATGCCTATATGGAGTTCACAATCGACTCAACCAAGGCACCGCACAACTATTCGATGGCTGATTTCAACAGATTCATGCGTGGAGCTTACTCGCTGGGCAGGGACAGTGTGACCGTGCTCGGTGAGTACCCCAAGATCAAGCCAAGGTTGCTCATCATCAAGAGGCACCGTACAAGAATGTTTCTCAACCTGGATGAGATCATTTCCATGGCAGAGGAGCTTGGCTTTGAGGTGGTGATTGACGAGGCCAATGTGAGCTCCGATATCTCCCGGTTTGCGCGGCTGGTTAACTCCGTCGACGTGATGATGGGTGTCCATGGTGCTGGGCTCACAAACTGTGTGTTCCTGCCACAGCATGCGACGCTCATTCAGATAGTGCCATGGGGTGGCCTGGACTGGATATCACGCACCGATTTCGGCAACCCTGCAGAGCTGATGGGTCTGAGGTACAAGCAATACAGCATCGGCGTCGACGAGAGCAGCTTGACAGATCAGTACCCTAGAGACCACGAGATTTTCAAGAATCCTATCTCATTCCACCAGCGCGGATTCGATTTCATCAGGCAGACTTTCATGGACAAACAGAATGTGAAGCTGGACTGCAAGAGGTTCAGGCCTATTCTTCTGGAGGCACTGGATAATCTAAACCCGTAG
- the LOC4333275 gene encoding alpha-1,3-arabinosyltransferase XAT3-like isoform X2, whose protein sequence is MKAGERPKLVRGVRQESRRFRLLVIVVGFFLVSLTFVFVSKPDAILFSLNGKLPVEQAPTSILIQQKVNEPSGESRKTSTDALRGDPKVVDDEADAKPKGTGGGSEEEEGRVLSEPDPTSGMMEPTHNKDGNGHKSHQETLGGGGDGESKGNDEEGEHAEQKHKVTLPTVSNYTIHDAAEDTENAKQEGMNNVQQGSKPLCDFSNFRANVCEMRGDVRIHPTATSVLFMEPEGSQRDEVWKIKPYPRKGDEFCLSHITEVTVKSSKVAPECTKYHDVPAVIFSLTGYTGNLFHDFTDVLVPLFTTASEFNGEVQFLITDMALWWTIKYQTVLQKLSKYPVIDFSKDDQVHCFKHAIVGLHAYMEFTIDSTKAPHNYSMADFNRFMRGAYSLGRDSVTVLGEYPKIKPRLLIIKRHRTRMFLNLDEIISMAEELGFEVVIDEANVSSDISRFARLVNSVDVMMGVHGAGLTNCVFLPQHATLIQIVPWGGLDWISRTDFGNPAELMGLRYKQYSIGVDESSLTDQYPRDHEIFKNPISFHQRGFDFIRQTFMDKQNVKLDCKRFRPILLEALDNLNP, encoded by the exons ATGAAGGCGGGCGAGCGGCCGAAGCTGGTCCGGGGCGTCCGGCAGGAGTCGCGGCGGTTCCGGCTGCTGGTCATCGTCGTCGGCTTCTTCCTCGTCTCCCTCACCTTCGTCTTCGTTTCCAAGCCCGACGCCATCCTCTTCAGCT TGAACGGCAAGCTTCCGGTGGAACAGGCGCCGACGTCCATCCTGATCCAGCAGAAGGTCAACGAGCCCTCCGGCGAGTCCCGGAAAACCTCCACCGACGCTCTCC GTGGTGACCCCAAAGTGGTCGACGACGAAGCTGATGCGAAACCAAAAG GGACAGGAGGAGgcagcgaggaggaagaggggagagtGCTGAGCGAGCCGGACCCGACCAGCGGAATGATGGAGCCGACCCACAACAAGGACGGCAACGGCCATAAATCTCACCAGGAGACGTTAG GCGGTGGAGGAGACGGGGAGAGTAAAGGGAATgacgaggagggcgaacacGCGGAGCAGAAGCATAAAGTCACCCTCCCAACAGTTTCCAATTACACAATTCATGATGCTGCTGAGGACACTGAAAATGCCAAGCAAGAAG GTATGAATAATGTCCAGCAGGGTAGCAAGCCCTTGTGTGATTTCTCTAATTTCAGAGCAAATGTCTGCGAGATGCGTGGTGACGTTAGAATTCATCCAACTGCCACTTCGGTCTTGTTCATGGAGCCTGAAGGTTCGCAGAGGGATGAGGTGTGGAAGATTAAGCCGTACCCTCGGAAAGGGGATGAATTCTGCCTCAGCCATATCACTGAGGTAACCGTGAAATCGAGCAAAGTGGCGCCTGAATGCACCAAATACCACGATGTGCCTGCTGTGATCTTCTCACTGACCGGCTACACGGGGAACCTGTTCCATGATTTCACTGATGTGCTCGTCCCTCTTTTCACGACTGCAAGCGAGTTCAATGGAGAAGTTCAGTTCCTTATAACAGACATGGCACTTTGGTGGACGATCAAGTACCAGACAGTTCTCCAGAAGTTATCCAAGTATCCTGTGATTGATTTCAGCAAGGATGACCAAGTGCACTGCTTCAAGCATGCCATTGTCGGGCTGCATGCCTATATGGAGTTCACAATCGACTCAACCAAGGCACCGCACAACTATTCGATGGCTGATTTCAACAGATTCATGCGTGGAGCTTACTCGCTGGGCAGGGACAGTGTGACCGTGCTCGGTGAGTACCCCAAGATCAAGCCAAGGTTGCTCATCATCAAGAGGCACCGTACAAGAATGTTTCTCAACCTGGATGAGATCATTTCCATGGCAGAGGAGCTTGGCTTTGAGGTGGTGATTGACGAGGCCAATGTGAGCTCCGATATCTCCCGGTTTGCGCGGCTGGTTAACTCCGTCGACGTGATGATGGGTGTCCATGGTGCTGGGCTCACAAACTGTGTGTTCCTGCCACAGCATGCGACGCTCATTCAGATAGTGCCATGGGGTGGCCTGGACTGGATATCACGCACCGATTTCGGCAACCCTGCAGAGCTGATGGGTCTGAGGTACAAGCAATACAGCATCGGCGTCGACGAGAGCAGCTTGACAGATCAGTACCCTAGAGACCACGAGATTTTCAAGAATCCTATCTCATTCCACCAGCGCGGATTCGATTTCATCAGGCAGACTTTCATGGACAAACAGAATGTGAAGCTGGACTGCAAGAGGTTCAGGCCTATTCTTCTGGAGGCACTGGATAATCTAAACCCGTAG